The Toxotes jaculatrix isolate fToxJac2 chromosome 17, fToxJac2.pri, whole genome shotgun sequence genomic interval TTATAAGAATTCTctggagtttgttttttaattgggAGTATTGCCTGATACATGGtagcatatgtttgtgtgtgtgtgtgtgtgtgtgtgtgtgtgtgtgtgtatgtatgtatgtatgtgtgcactcAAGTGGTGAGGCTTATCTGCATATTGACAGCACCTGCTTACCTTGAAAAAACTTATCAGGGTTCATGGATTTTTCTTACTTGCTGGCACATGTTGAGATTTGTTGCAGCACTGTATCGTCTTCATGTTCAGCCTACAAGAAAACACTTTCCAGAGCTGgcagaagtattcagatcctttaatAAAGTAAAAGAAACCATACAAAAAGGCACAAACTATATATTACAAGTACAAGACCTGTATTGAAACTCCTACTTAATTAAATGTACTTGAAATAACAAAAGTAGAAGTAGTGGTTCTCCAGACAAACACCCCCTGTAACTGATATCTTCACACTATATTACATTATTGGATTTTAATACTGAGCGGCAGATAATTAATgggtaaagaagaaaaaaagttcagCCACAcaaatttgtattatttgtgttCTCTTATGTCTTTCTGTTCTGAACCACATAAGCAACTATAGCTACCAGGTGgagtaaaagtacacacacacacacacacacacacacacacacacacacacacacacatatatagtcgctgtacttttttattatttatttattgacacTCAGTGATTGTACCTCTTCAGTGACATGGCAACTGCATGGCCACTAAAATGATGCCAGACAGATTACAGATTAGTTACACATTCATAatgataattttttaaatagcCAACTTTAAACATAGGAATTTATaagaatttattatttattcctCGATTGTTGGCAGTTATTTGTATGGAGGGTGGCTACCAGATGGGAAATGACGTGAGCACCTTCTGCACAATTTCGCCATCTTCTGCTGGTAGAGAGCATTGATTCAGTGTACTCTTATAGTAGTTATGTCAATGCTGCCGTGCTCCAGGTATGGTAAACTGACGCTTCTTTACAGTTTTTCCCcccgtttgtttgtttttggtatgTTTGTGAAAATTGTCACTCAGAATAACAcgctgttgttgtgtgtgtgtatctatagCTCAGTTATTCATATCTCTTTCACTTTTGGGAAGCGTAATATGATCGTTTGGACGCTTTTAGCCCAAATACCGAAAGTATTTTAGATGTGCAGCAAATATGAGCCGGAAATTGTTTTATGATCGGTGTATCTACTGTAATTAAGCGTTTTATTGCGCTGCTTTACGGACATAAGGCGAAGGCGCTGCCAACAAAGCAGTCTCTGTTAAATCAATGCTATGCCTCACACcagacataaaaacactgacataattattatcattatcaagCTTTGAATCCATGTCGATGGATTGAAAGGCTGTTTGCTTAAAGACGCAGGAATCCTCCTGAACATAAAAGTGCATTTGGGGTTGCAGTTTTAATATCATGACAGGGGTGTtgcttctcattttctttccccCACACTCCTTCGATTCATGGATTTTCTCCATGCTGGCAGAGGTGGTGTAGCTGGAGGCTGGAGACGGCAGGGGCACTACAGCACTGCCATGGGAAATTTCCAGTCTGTTAAAGCAGCTGAAGACACCGTCACAACAACAGTGGAGGAAACTCGGGCTAcaagtcattcattcatttttctaaGGCATCCTTCAATGTGGTGATCGTTTTTAACTCATTATGATAGAGGATACAGAGCCAAGGCGATGCTCTATTTAATAAAGTTAAATAGACCTGGAAATTATATTCATTATtagtattaatatttttttttaatttcagtgttatTGTTCAAACTAAATATGATTAGAGACAAAagttaaattatattttagcattttaatgaaatattccCTATTTTGGTCACAGTGTCATAGACTCTAGCAGATAAATGACTCAATAACACATGAATTAGGCAGCAGCTAAAATTTATCTTAATTGGAAATAGCAAAAAATGTCCATTACAAGTTCCCAGAGCTCATGGTGATGTCTACAATGCCTTGTTTCGTGTAACTTactgtccaaaacccaaagacataTTTGCTTTAAAAAGAGACATCCATTATCAGAAATAGTCAGTGTATTGATTGTTGTAACCCTGTTTCTCATGAAACTTTAGATGTCATGAGAACAATTATGCCACAGCATTAATGCTCTATCAAGAAAAACCATCTCTGAGTAAAAAAGGATGACAATATACCCCAGTTTCCACCATGGTTTGTCGTTAGAAACTCAATATTTAACATCCCAGACATTATCTCAGCATCAGCACCCCATCTTATTATAACCTCAAACCCTGATATCAAGTCAAACATATCAGTCCCTCATCATGTCAACACTCAGCCTTTTGTGTGTTATCTTGAGTAACATgctcaaaggtcagaggtcatagCCTTCTTAAGGGCCAAATGCTTGAAACAGCTGAGGCTTACATATGTCATTCAGTTCATATTGATTATATCCTGATCAATCTTACACGTTTTATACGTCAGAATTAGAATTATATGTAGTTAATGATAGCAGTAGTATGGGCCTGGCAAAGCATAAATCTACATTCTGCAGCTCTTACACTGATCATCATACTGAAACTAAAGCTGAAGCCAACTTCTTAAATCAACAAGCTTCAGTTCTGCCAGTGTGCATAAACAGATGATGTAATAGAAAGTCATTGGTCATTAATAAATCCAATTTTTGAACCACAACACTCAGTTTTAATAACTGGTGTTCTGACAGCAGGATACTGTTAGCCTGTGTTTGAGCACAGAGGCATACTTCCTCCTAATGGCCATGGCATTTTAAAGAagtgtaaaacttttttttaaatccatgtaATACAGATTGTTTTAATTATAGAAGTAATACAGATTGATAATCTACTGTTAATTCTTTATTCCCATATATTGATGGGATGGAGTGATAAATGCGTTTCGCTGCAGATTTACGTCCCTATTGTGTCACATCTGCAAGTGCTGTACTTGTGCACACTTCATTTGCATTGAATGTTTGCAAACCACAAACATTTGAGGCAGAAGTCTCATGCTTGAAAAATAACGCAGAATATTCTTTACCTTTGCCTTTGGCCTCTCTGTACTTTAACACTTGCAGTCTTTGCCAAGGAACACCCCCAGTGGACTTTAACTCCTCTGTACacatctgtgtatatgtgtgtgtatgtgtcatgtGCCCTAACATAAGTAACAAAATTAAGTTTCTGTCCAAGACCGTCCTACCTCAGGGACCAGAGATTTTCAACACAGCTCATTATGTTTAAACTGCACCCAGATCCACCTCTGCTAAATCAACAGAAGTAATGAGCAGTAATCTCCACTTTAGGCACAGCGGGCCAGCTTGTTTACAATCAGCATGTAGGAAGTACCGGCTGGGTGGGAGGGCTGAGTCAGGTGAACTGCCACGGTCTtaagacagcacacacacaaggaaaaataTTTGCTCTTCCTTCCAGCTGTTAAGTGCCACAGAAGCTTGAAGGAAAAGGGAAGAGTTTCAGTGGGAGCAACATGAGCGCTCAGGATGATTTCCCTAAAGACTGGATTGACAAGGCCAAGGGAAATGATTGCTCTCCAACGAGAACAAGGAGAACCAGTTTGGGTGAGTACAACTACCACTTGCCTATGGGAGACAGCTGTGACACCTTGGAGCCTTCAGTCCTGGACACTGAGCAACTCTTCCCACTGATGGAGACCAAGCTGTATAAGCGGCGCTGGGTCATGCTATTCATCTTTAGCATCTACTCCATGAGCAATGCCTTCATGTGGCTGCAGTACGGCATCATCAGTAACATCTTCATGCGATTCTACAATGTCGACACCCTGGCCATTGACTGGCTCTCCATGATCTATTTCCTCACCTACATCCCTCTCATCCTGCCTGTCATGTGGCTGCTGGACAACCGGGGCATCAGAgacgtggtggtggtggggtccGCCTTCAACTGCATCGGGGCTTGGATCAAGACGAGCACGGCCGAGCCTGACATGTTCGCCATGACCTTCTTTGGccagtttgtgtgttcagtggcCACAGTTTATATCCTGGGCATCCCATCCAGGCTTGCGTCCCTCTGGTTTGGGCAGCAGGAGGTGTCCACCGCTTGTTCCATTGGTGTTCTTGGAAACCAGGTGTGTCTCTGTTTACCTGCCAGACTCGGGAAGtcttttgcagtgtgtgtttagtgttcTGCACCTTTCATAGTGGTGTGagaactgtatgtgtgtgtgttggtctgtgtgAGAAGGTAAAGGAGAGCTCTATCATCTTTAACACTCTGTCGTATACCTGAACAGCAGAAACAGGCAGGCACATGTTACGTCATGTCAGCGCCTGCCAACTTTGGTGTGCGACTGAGTCTCTCTGTTCTTTTGAACTCTGTTTCCAACTATCTTCTTGGTCTTGAGTCAGCAGGTTTAACAAAGAGAATCACTCTCTCTGCCAGCGGAGAAAACTTATGACTGGTGACCGGTTCAGCTTCCAACAACAGCGAGAAGAATCTTAGAGAAGTGAATCATGTTAACTTGCAGAACCAAGCACTCAACACGCACCTAGATTTTTAGTTTCAGGATGTCTTACATTCCTACTGTTGGTATGCATGTGGTACAGTATACAGGAAGTTGGAGGtttaagtggatttttttttttttttcaattgtgCATTAGCTCATACTTTAGCTTGTTTTCCAAATTCCCagtaaaaagctttttcatttcttttattcatttctttggGAAAGCTTTACTTCCTTTAAACACACCAAAAGCCCATTGTTACCACTTTCAAAATATATATTCTTCAATTCTGAACTCAGTACACTGTTAATAAGAAAGACATGTGCtagagtaaaagtaaaaagggCTTTTACCTGTGTTGATTTTCTTCATAACACATCCTAATGATGTGCACAGGCAAAAGGTGTGTGATAAAGTTGGGTTGGAGAAGGCAGATATGACTGAGTGCAGCTCTatctcacaaaaaaagaaaagagagatacCGGAATTGCTTAATTGTTCAAAGtgatttcctttgtgtgtgtgtgtgtgtgtaggtgtgtgtgtgtgtgtagtttgtttttctgagcCAGGGGGATAGCGGGTGACTTCCACTGCTTGAACTGTCTACTTCTGAAAACGCTCTCAAATATTAGAACATGTTGTAAAGTTACTAAGTCATCTGAAACTTAAGGTAATGGAAAATTTCAGCATTTCATGGTTCATGTCTCTTTCGCCTCAGAAGACCAAACACAAGTTTTGCAGAAGAGTGACACACAGTTTTAAAGGTTTTGATGCAATCTGGGCCTGCATTTCCTGAGGGAAGAATCTGGCTTCATAATTCAGTTTACCTATAAATTATTCTTCCTGTACAAGCCAGTGAAAACAATCAGTGGAGAGTGCACCAGCAAAACAGTTCCTATTTTACAGGCTTTATATAGTTCCCTTGTGATCTTGTCGCAATCTTTAACACTGTGCATAAACAGAGTCCATCAAAAGACGTCTGACCCCTCTGATGATTTTTGAGCTCTGAAGCCAAattgttttctcttcatttgaAGTGTGTACTCCCTCACCTGCATTAGGCCAAACACTGTATACCGGTCATTGTCAGGCTTGTTCTTGTTTTGTGCTTTAGTCTTGCTCCCCGCCGCTAAGCATAAAAGGACacattgttgttgatgtttacTTGCACACCATGACTTTATTTCTTTGGCGACAGTCCCTAAACCTGATACTTCCAAGTTTTCCAGGCTAAAGTAGTTTACATATCCCCTCGGGTGTTTAGAAGtagttcacattaaaaaaaaaaaaaaaagaaggaggtAAGATTTCCATAAATTCCTGTGATGCTTTCAAGATCAAACAGATGAACAGTTTGTGTGCCAAAAGTAATTTCATAAGAGAGGCCATCCTTGATTTGGACCAGTTGAGAATAAGCTTGTTTTTGACAAGTTACCAAGGTTTGCTCTACTTAtcaaaaatgcacaaaactggaatacaatgtgttttctttgctttggaTGTGTGACAGATGACTCTCCAGATATTCTGTTGTAGAGATCTTTTATAGGCTCCTGTGAAAACCTTATAAAGCTTTCTCTAGCAAAATGACCACGAGGTAAGTTAATGATTGTTCAAGCAGCTGATGTTAGTAACATCAATATAGTGAAGtgtaaagagtgtgtgtgtgctgtagagGTTAACAGGTGCAGATCTATAACTTAGGGTGATTGTAACATTCCCAGAGGTCTGAAGGGATCTGACATATTTTGTTGTGCTAGCACACGTCAGACACTGTCCACTGGTGTGTTCCTCCTGAGGGAACGTGTCTCGTCACTTTTtgcccttttccttttctcaccTTTCCCCTAGAGCGGAGGGACCTCGGCTGATGTCCCCTCTGGAATGCTCTTGAGGCTGTAGGAAGCTGAGGAAGTGGGCACTACTCATGTGGTATTCAAATTTGGAAAGTTTAGTACCCCCCACACTCCCCGTCCTCCCCGCTTTATTTTATCATAGATACACTAGAATTGTTGTCGGACGCTAAGGGTGGGGTGGGATCTGAGAAGTCAGACAGATGTTGTAACGTCATGCCAATCACGTGTCCCTCAAAAATACAACTACTTTATCATTATCTGCACTCGTTAAagcaatagtttgacatttaggTAAAGACTATTATTTGCTTTCAGGTGGAGCGTTACATGAGAATATTGATACCACTCCAATAAATTGTCCATTAAATATAAGATTAGCTTatcttagcacaaagactggaaacaggagggaACAGTCCAACTGAATCAGAAAGTCATTCATCTAAGAGCCCTTCTACCCTCAGTAAAAAAAGGAGATTGATGTTTTGAAACAAACAAGAGATGTTGTTACCTTTGGATAAAGCCAAATGGGAtggcttttgttttcagtctcattGTTAAGGCTAACCAGCTAACCATATTTAACAGACATGAGAGTAGCATCgttcttctcatctaactctcggcaagaaagtgaatgagtgCATCTCCCAAAATCTCAAACCATTTCTTTGACGTTCTCTCTTTGACATGTTTTGAATGTAACCATACCACTGCATAAGCTAAATAAGCATGTACTTCTGATGTGTTTACAATACTGGGTATACCATCACTCACACAAATGTCGAGcagtcaaacatcagtcagaTGTGAACTTTTGCTgtatcagtttgtttttaaggtAGTGTAAAGAATGGCCTTTTATTTGTAAGACTCAAgcccccttttcttttctctttctttatttcaacttttattacttttgtaATGATGCATTTCTCCTTTAATTTTGTGTAcgtatctgtgtatgtgcatgtgtgcgtctgtgcgtAGTCATCAGCAGAAGGCATTGAgtcatttttcaattttctgcctcTCAACTACAGATGGGTATCGCCATCGGGTTCCTGGTTCCACCCATCCTTGTGCCTAATGTGGACGATATGAATGAGCTGGCGTACCACATCAGAATCATGTTCTACATCAGCGCTGGAGTGGCCaccctcatcttcatcctcgTGGTGATCGGTAAGTCTTCAGGGGAAGATGTCTATTCCCATCCACAGGCTCACAGAGGGGGTAAGAACTGTCAGGGCTCTTTGCTCACTCATGCAATAGTAGCTCAGTGCAAGTTCCATTCAGTGTCATATAACTCCCTTAGTCGTGGTTGTGAAAGTATATAAAGCCAATAAAGTCATCGTGACAGTTTTTGGAAACTGTGACAAAGCTGTTACCTCACCTCCTCTGTCCCTTACAGTGATGCCAGTGGgatttgacatttttagttggcattgtaattatatttttaGATTAGAACACGGACAGTTCTCTGGAATAATCTGttttacaacattaaaatttatTGTTTGAcggtttcattcatttttaaatggcAGAGCTTCTCATCTGGTTGTTGGGGTCCTCAGGCAGCACTGCTGGAAAGCTGAGTCTCCCTGAGATGTGCTGTCTACCAGAAAAAAACTCACCAGCATTGCAGTCCACTAGATGAGCAGCTGCAGTAATTGCTGTAATTGTTCACCTTTTGATGAGATGTGTTCAGACACTATGTGAAATACAAGCAGCAACTCAGGAAGTCATAGAAGTGTTTTATGAAATCATCTCCCCCCTCAGCTCTGTTAATTTATTTCTGGAAGATGCTCGCTGGCTCAGAAAAAGATCCTCGGTCTTCAATCAGAGCTTTGAACATGTGTGAGGACAAAGTTCGGTGAGACCAGCTTTCTCACTGTGATCAGTGGTGTCAGTTTAACGGGGATGAGATGGTCTTTTAGTCTGAACATGTcattttgttaatttaaaaGAAAGTAGCCCCACACATATGTGGCACGATGTTAAACCCAGCAATGACATATTTAgtgcagtaaacacacagcaatTCAACAGAGATGCAGCAAATGTACACAGTTGTTTCTGTGGAATGGTAGTACATAACTTAATTTGTGGGTGGATGACAGTTTTATGGATTATATCACGTTTTTTCACAGCTCATCAGAGAAGCTGGCAGGTCATAATTCCAGATTCCTCTTCAACCTCTATGTGAAGAATTTAAAGAGAAGTCGTAGTAGAGAAAAAcagtatataatatatatacaaCTGTATATAAAAACTGTGTATCTATCCCTACAGAAATAGCAAAAAGCCTTTTCTTGATTTGGATTATAATAAGGTTTTATTTAGAACTTAAtgcttaatttaaaaaaaaggtttataaaGACAAGCGTGAAATCAAAGCTAGTAAAATTAGGTTAAGGAAGCACACTAACAGTTTGACTAAaaagccaataaaaaaaatccataaaattaaaacactgatgGTTCATGGTTCGTGTTTATTTGGCTAAGTCATCTGGTTGGCTTATTGACAACAGGTGTGTCAAACAGATGATAATTAGCTGGCCAGGAATCAGTGTAGATGCTCATGGTGAGGTCATCATCTGTGATAGTACAAATGTTATGGAGACTGATTTATCTTATCTTCAGAGGAATGTCCAGTCCTGGCTTACTGTTATGTACaagcacctgcacacacacacacacacacacacacacacatacaaatagcCACTGAGCTTCTAGTTACGCTTCCTCCTGTCAGTTTGACCTCCAGCGTCACTCTGGGCTTTTTACCCTCAGGGACTGATAGGAGAACAGACTCTATCTCACCCAGAtttgtgaaatgaaatttttctctctcagattATAAAGTCTGATTTCCTAAATACACACATAACCTCCTGaaatgctgtgtgtctgttttccagTGTTTCAGGAGAAACCAGAGATCCCTCCCTCCCAATCCCAGGCCCAGGCCAGGAACATGGCCCCAGACGAGTACTCGTACACGGCTTCCATCTTGAGGCTGCTGTGCAACAAGCCCTTCATGCTCCTGGTGGTCAGCTATGGTTGGTCTCTTCCTGCTGCTTTAGTTTGTTTGTGCTTCCTCAAACAAAGCGATGGACCGGGGACCTTTTGTTAAATGACACCTTGTCTAGAGGAAGAGGCCTGTCAGTGGTTTATTTACAGCTTTGCCgctagggctgcagctaatgatgattttaattcaaaattaatctgcaaaatgtcaaactgtgaaAGACACTTTCTGAGAGCTAAAGATGACGTCTTTCAACTGCTTGGTTTGCCTGACAAAAACTTAAAGATACTGTAGTTGCAATGATATTGTGACAAATCATCTtgcaatttttttcttcactctttcATCATTTAGTGGCTCCATAGAGAGTTCAAACGTTGATCCAACAGTTCATTTCAGAGGGTAAATTCTCTCATCTCACAGCTGATTCACTTACATCAAAGTTCCTTACATGGCTTAGGTTAGTTGAAATACAGTCTGTAATACAG includes:
- the flvcr2a gene encoding feline leukemia virus subgroup C receptor-related protein 2 isoform X1 encodes the protein MSAQDDFPKDWIDKAKGNDCSPTRTRRTSLGEYNYHLPMGDSCDTLEPSVLDTEQLFPLMETKLYKRRWVMLFIFSIYSMSNAFMWLQYGIISNIFMRFYNVDTLAIDWLSMIYFLTYIPLILPVMWLLDNRGIRDVVVVGSAFNCIGAWIKTSTAEPDMFAMTFFGQFVCSVATVYILGIPSRLASLWFGQQEVSTACSIGVLGNQMGIAIGFLVPPILVPNVDDMNELAYHIRIMFYISAGVATLIFILVVIVFQEKPEIPPSQSQAQARNMAPDEYSYTASILRLLCNKPFMLLVVSYGLNVGCFYAVSTLLNRMIIEHYPGEEVNAGRIGLTIVIAGMVGSLICGIWLDKTKTYKQTTLLVYLLSLIGMLVYAFTLNLGHLWVVFVTAGILGFFMTGYLPLGFEFAVELTYPESEGTSSGLLNCSAQIFGIIFTISQGKIIDKWGTLAGNIFLCIFLLIGSVMTGFIKSDLRRQKANLQAEVQTVSPTGSVSSVPNYEATASSVPWQRQY
- the flvcr2a gene encoding feline leukemia virus subgroup C receptor-related protein 2 isoform X2; protein product: MSAQDDFPKDWIDKAKGNDCSPTRTRRTSLGEYNYHLPMGDSCDTLEPSVLDTEQLFPLMETKLYKRRWVMLFIFSIYSMSNAFMWLQYGIISNIFMRFYNVDTLAIDWLSMIYFLTYIPLILPVMWLLDNRGIRDVVVVGSAFNCIGAWIKTSTAEPDMFAMTFFGQFVCSVATVYILGIPSRLASLWFGQQEVSTACSIGVLGNQMGIAIGFLVPPILVPNVDDMNELAYHIRIMFYISAGVATLIFILVVIVFQEKPEIPPSQSQAQARNMAPDEYSYTASILRLLCNKPFMLLVVSYGLNVGCFYAVSTLLNRMIIEHYPGEEVNAGRIGLTIVIAGMVGSLICGIWLDKTKTYKQTTLLVYLLSLIGMLVYAFTLNLGHLWVVFVTAGILGFFMTGYLPLGFEFAVELTYPESEGTSSGLLNCSAQIFGIIFTISQGKIIDKWGTLAGNIFLCIFLLIGSVMTGFIKSDLRRQKANLQAEVQTVSKITADLEVGVSPPEILKEGTL